The genomic window taaatgcattcGCAAAGTTAGCAGCAGTTATAACAGAAACTCAGATGTTAACCCTTACCCGGGCACAGGCGCGATTACAAGTGAAAAAACTAGCGTGAAAACAAACATGAATACTAGTGCCAATTCTGACACAATCATAAACAGTAGCATAAACAGTAGCATTAACGGCAGCATTAACGGTAACATTAATAGCCGCATTAATAGCCACATTAATAGCCGCATTAATAGCCGCATTAATAGCCGCATTAATAGCAACATTAATAGCAACATTAATAGCAACATtaacattttcattaatGGCAAGAAAGTGTGCGCAAACCAAAATGTGAACAGTGTAGAAAGGTTGAAGCAGGACAAGGTTGTGCCTAGAAAGAGCAAGAGTGTTCGTACAAGAACTCCGAGAGAGTCATCGAATGATGATATTCGGTGTAATTTAAATGAGAAATTTcaagttaaatataaaatcgATATGAAtgatttaaatgaaaaattattatacttcGTCAAAATAAACTTTTGCTTAAATAACAAAGAATTTCACATATTTCAtgacatatatttattttataatcatataaaggaggaaaaaaaggaggagGAAATAAAGTTGCACCACAACTTTTTTAAGGCCAATAATAAATACGTTAACATGCACAAGAAAAGAGAAGACGAAGATGGTGATCTATACGATGATAAAGACAATGACGAAATCAAGATAGGTGAGAGCAAAGCAGATGACAACCAAATGGATGATAGAATATGGGACGAATGTACAGTGGTGAGAAGCAGACGAACGCAAAGGTGCAATAACACAAGAATTATCGAATTAAAGGatcaggaaaaaaaaaaaaaaaaaataataataatagtaataataataataataataataataatagtaataataataataatgatagtaataatgatagtaataatgatagtaataatgataataataatagtaataataataataataataataataataataatagtaataataataataataatagtaataataatagtaataataataataataatagtaataataatagtaataataataataaatgtaatagtaataataatgaagaaaataacaTAACAGTGATAAATAATGAGAATTGCTTATTTTGCAACATATCATTAAATAAGGCCAAAATAGGGAAATTTTCcaaaattcaaaaatttgCACATGAGTGTACTAAAAAAGTGTATGGAGACAAacattttgaaataattaataagtgtattataaatataaaaacatttgaTGATAGCTTTATTCATTCAGTTACCATAGAACGAttatttagttatatatatactcatattgataaaaatttgctttttttttggtttaaatttttaaatattctgtTAAATGTAACTGTTAACAAAcaattaatgataaaaatttttttttttttttgtatgaagaatttattaatttctaCCTATTTTAACACAGAACAAATCATTGCAAATCATGAATTTCCTAGTAAAAATGTTTCAGCGAATAGGCAAGGAAAAAATACCTTTTTAACggatattatgaaaaaatataaatgtgctaatattactgctattattttaaacagtaaatatatattactacaaaatctttttgattatttttatatgatatgCTCtacaagaaataaaaaattttatgacaacttttttttaaatgttcaaatgattaattttatatatcttgtacaaataaacttttttcattattattatattaacttacataataaattacaaagGATGCTCAAGAATACAGCAGCaaagaaatttaaaacaGAGGACCATATTTATACCAATaatatttccaaaaaaaaaaaaaaaaaaaaaactaaccAAAATGATGAGagtgaagaaaaaaaatgcaatcTTCGGTTAGTtagcaaaagaaaaaaaaacctaAACAATCGCATATATATCGACGAATTTACAGACACAAATAATAGCTATAGTATTAATGAAAAGATGTTCAAAAAAAACAGTAAATCTTTCGTAAATTGTAAGAAGCTTAATATTTTAGGGGTATACAAAAATAAGGTGTGCACACAGGAATACAAGGCGATATATACGCAAAGCAATAGCACGAatgcaatttttaaaaaagaaagatgTACATTATCTCCTTTGTCCATcaagaaaaatgaaagaacTATTAACGCAAATGTTAGTGAGAAGAGCAGGAGAAACAGGAACGGTAATTGTACCAACTGCAGAAGTAAAGATTCTCTCGATAATAACAGTACTCGCATCAGCAGTAACTACAATGTTAACGCCCAATGTTACAACTACTTTAACTTTACCCATCAAAGGTACATGAACAGGGCCGTCAACTACTTCAACACGAACTATTACGtgataaaagaaatgaaCTATAATGAATCTGAACAAGTCAGGCATAATTTGaacatatttgaaaaaatacttCCCGATACTAAGACGAAGAAGcgatttgtaaaaaatttgaagatattttttaagagatctaatatatttttaaataagtatataaattcaaatcAACTGGAAAAACAAAgtaacattttttcttttttatttgatgCCTTGCCatctttaaattttaaaagtaatGTTAGTAATACATTGgacaaatacatattttccataatttcacaatatcattttatagaaatatacaattttatagaaaatttaaaaaatttatataatttaaaaagaaggaaaaaaaatagtctACGTAATAGTGATCACCCGagcttaaaatttttgaacgATTTACAAGGGTTAAACTACAtttacaataatttaaaaaatgagtaCCTTGTATTAACGCAGAATTTGTATCTTGAAATAAAGGAAGACAAAGGTAAAGGTATGGATAAAGATAAAGGAATAGGAATAGGGTTAGGGATATGCggggaaaatgaaaaatataaattaaaatatagcaaCAAAAGCAGAATTCAGAGTTTAATTCAGAATGGAAaaacagaaatatataagaacgtttcaatatataaattttcttcaAAGCAACTTAGTATTGAAcataatttgtttaatatatatctggAATGTAACTTACTAAATAAGGCGTATAAGTTGGTTATGATAGATTTcgatttttccttttccctAACGtcagaaataatatttttatataaaatttatttgattgagttaaaaaaaaataatatattatattcatttgaaatattaaatatggcTTTTCATAAATGTTTTGTATTATTGAAAAAGTATTTATGTAACCCTACATCTTTTAAATTGTTATCTGTAATGAGTATCTACTATAGtcatatgatatataatttcccatttttatcaaaatatctttatttttttcctattgaaaaaattgaatttattaaaaataatataataatgaacgAAAGTGTAACCATGAATTGTtatagtaattatttttatcaaaaaaatcatttcagtgcatttaatttttttgatagAAACAGAATAGAAGAGAAGAATATTAACACCTACGGCAGTACGAAGGATGCTCGTGGTGCTACTACCACTTCTGTTGCTATTTCTACTGCTACTGCTGCTGTCCGTACAagtaacaatagtaatagtaatataaagtataaaaagTCTGATCTTAACACCTGTTACGATGTTAATAGGgacaatattattaataattataattattattccGAGGCATTTAACAGAGCCACTTTAACAGTTGAACCGAAGAAGGGAGATGAAAAAGACAAAGATGAAAAGACAATCCGCGTGAAAAAAAGTTCGTCCAAATTTTGCAATGAAACGTTGAAGTATGACGACACGCTGAAATACTTTGATACGTTCAAGTACGatgaaacatttttttataacaatagGAACaggaataattataaaaacgaATTGTGCAGTTATAACTACAAAAGTAACAACAATTGCGATAACGGTTCTTTCTATTTTTGCGAAAATACGAAAGAGTACAACTTCCTAAATAGGCACGAGAATtcgtatataaataagattttaaaaagtttcaacttcatttttaatattttagaaaaaacaataaacaGCACTGATGTGTCTCTTATCAATTATAACAAAAGCATAAACTCACTTAATAGAAACACAtttaataagaattatttattaccatCACCTAGTAATAGTCCTAATGAAAGTTTAggtaatataacaaattttataaaagaaatagtaaataaaatagaatgtTACTTTAACATGAAttttaagagaaaaaatatacagaATCATTTAAAAGATTTGGATGaacaaaaatttagaaatttattatacGATTCCAAAGCTATAAGGAACTTAAAATGTTCCCATGaagattcttttttttactccTTAGAATTCCTATTTTTGGCATATATttgttctaattttttttcagataatatatcaaaaaattataaacattttttcaaaacatttaattttaatgatatgTGGCCAAGTAATCATCAAATAAAAGTCAAAATATTACtgtctttaatatatatgattttatatgaaataaatttaatagatTTAAGAGAgttttttatacaaatattaaaaatgattttatatagattttataattatttggaTTATAATGATTTGCAAATTTTtcagtatatttttttaaatatatcgaATTATACCTTATGTTCTTTTTACTCTATTACGGAagatataagaaatataattaaagttAACCTAACTACGTTTaaggaatttttttatatttataatttatcaaAAACGAGAGAGACTCTTTATTGCTATCAAAATGTGTggcaaaaggaaaaaaaaaaaagcgatttttttagtaattttttgacgtactttttaaataataggAAGGAATATACGTCTAATTATTGCGAAtcaggaaaaaatgaaataaaaaggagTAGCTTGTCGTTTAACAATACAGAGATGAATTCGCCCAACATAGAGAGTAATAACCATTTGAAAGGAACAGATGGACATATAACCCAAGGAAGAGCTAATATCAACAAGATGGGGATTTATTCAAATAGCAGAATATACAACGAGACAGCTTTATTCGATCAGCCATTGTGTGAAGAGCATAATATAAAGGATAAATCcgaatttgaaaaattaagtataaaCAGGAGTGAAGGTACTAATGATTATATTGCTACTGATCGTATTCTACATGGAACATATGAAATACAAAAGAGTAACTACGAAAGTGATGTAGATTCATATTCAAACAATTCGGATAACTCATGTAACAGTAGTAGTATGCATTACGTGTTTGATTATTTTTCGAGCGAAAATTGTTTAGAAAAGAGCGATTTtgtgtttttaaaaaaaaaaaataaaaatatagaagatTCGCAATCGCTATCGCCATCATTAGGAAGTAATTTCTTAGACAAGATAttaatgcatataaatagaaaaaacataaacagtaaaaagaaaaagatggGAGGAGAGACATTTGATGAAACGCATAGTAGTTGTACATATGATGCTGCATCAGATGAAAGGGGAagagaaaacaaaattaaaaatatcagAAGAATTAACGAAATTGGAAGAATTAACGAAATTGGAAGAATTAACGAAATTGGAAGAATTAACGAAATTGGAAGAATTAACGAAATTGGAAGAATTAACGAAATTGGAGGAATTAACGAAATTGGAAGAATTAACGAAATTGGAAGAATTAACGAAATtggaagaattaaaaaaaataaaaaaattaaacagaATAGATTTGTTACTGTAAAGGAGGAGAATTATTGTAAGAACAAACATGATACCACCCATTTTatagaaaacaaaatagaacATAGATATGAAACAATTTTACGTCATTTCCAAATCAAtagagaaatatatatagataattacatgaataaaaagaatgaatTTATAGTAAATATACAACAATATAGAAATAGACTGAATTATTATGAGCATGTTAAACCAGAATATTATAAGGcttataattttgaaaaatgttattatttacctgaagaattatttgaaacgaactgttttatatttgctcaaaataaaagtatgagtaaacataattttactttagaaaaaaataattatgtacatgtatgtttaaatttattaacaataatagatttatatatggaatataaggtaaatatgtttaataaacctttttattttatcaaaaatttaattattacttGCGCAAATATCAGTTTTTCCAAACATTTaaatcttatatatattaattcattgATAAGATTATGTCTCTTTGAACTCCGAATGGATAACTTGTTTACTTCCTCAAATATACTTGTTGAAATTTTGaacaattttgaaaaaataaaatgttataaaaatgttatgggaatcattttttatttgtgtgGTTACTTACTATTACAATATTTAAGTGTTCATTGTGCAAAAATGCGTGAAGACgatagaaaaaatgaactaatagaaaaatatcattattatgtaaatttaaaaaaaaattccttttGTACTattcaaaaaagaaaactgAGTAAAcagaattatgaaaaaataaattctgcTATTCCAGATATGTTCAGTAATGCAAACGaagtaaataatttagacaaatttttcatttctgcAGACGATTCGGTAAGTCCAAATGATGTACAACAAAACCACAGTATAAAGTATGTTTCTTCCTTCCCTTCAAGGGTGGTTGCTCATGAGAAGCAAGATAAAGTTCCTATGTTTGAAGACACTAATTTTTCACAATATGTGGTGGGCATGCAGGGACGAGCATCCCATTACGGCATTCTAAACAGCAGTAGCAACAACAAtgacaataacaataataacaacagttacaataacaataataacaacagttacaataacaataataacaacagttacaataacaataataacaacaatgacaataacaataataacaacagTTACAATTATAAGGGAAACTATAACGTCAACAATAGCAGtggtgaaaaaaaaaaaaaaagtattaattccacaaaaaaaaaatgcgcGAGAAAACAAATTCCACTAATGAAAaaccaaataaaaataacagaatatttttcaaatataaaaaatgagaaatcAATCGAAATATCATCCTATGCAAATTCGGTTGCATCGGATACGACTGTGCAAATGGATAGCTCATATGgcaaatgtataaaaaagagaaaaactTTTGAGGGGTTATCTGATCAGTTAATATtggaaaaagggaaaattaaTTCATATCAAAATGTGGTTGGAagtaaaaatgatttttataatttatttgatcaaataaataaaagacaattttttttattccttatttgttattatattaaacaaGCCTTATATTATTGGAAAAATGAGGGAGATAGTATAGGAATTTTCAATGGAattcaacaaaaaaaaaggattaaagattctttctttttcctgATGTGTtcgtataaatttttttataaatcttctctatttttaacaaaacaAAGCAATATACAAGATTATAAAttcccattttttaattatgaacTATTTGAAACATAccataaattttatacatattacaaagaaatatttattaggTGCAACAATGGAAATGTAATCAATGTGTTATAGTAAAAGGGAATAAGGCGACTGTTACTGAAGTATTAAACTGTGTCAGTTGTATACAAACTGGTAAACTAAAATGAAGAACTACATTTTGAAAGTCCATAATGATAAGGAAAACACAACACACATTTTATATTCGAAAAATATTTcagattatttttttgtgtgtgTGTTCCTGaaatgaaggaaaaaaaaaaaaaaaaaaaaaaacagtaaaaattttgtaaaacgTATGGCAAAAAATTTGTGAaggacattttttttttaagcaaCAATTTATTCGTATGGTTACAATAGAACTTTAAATGTTATGGAGATACCTTagagtatttttttttttttttttttttttttttggtttatatttgtttaaccTGTAACTGGTGATCTATGGAACATTTGTTCTCCCTTCAGGTTACAAAAGTGTTATAGAAAAAGTGAGCCTACAttctaattattataataattgtcATCCAATTTTGTTTGCTTCCATAGcttatgttttttatgataaactatttttaattttttgttttcaaaatttataaatacccATTCTGTGAAATATAACATGGTTTACCTACGAGCAATTCAATATACATCAATATACTTGGAGCGCAGTATATctttgtatatttgtatatatgtaaatcaAGATTTGCCATTTTTTCGTTGTAAAGAGGAATGCCTTTGAAGattaaacaattttaaattttaattttttttttctttccaaTTTTGAAGTGTAAGCCCTCTTTTAAAAAGTGTGCTTTCTGTTCGGcgatatagaaaaataaagaacatatacgtgcctatatatatatatatatatatatatgtatatgcgcatacatatatagtcatgcatatatatatgcagtGCACTGCTTAAATACCACCAATTCACACCTACTACTTAATACGTGTGTGATGTATGTATCTTCACGCAAAAGAATCTTTTTTCCAATTCAAGTTTGAATAtgccatttttatttcctttttttttttttataaaacattaCACTTATTTGTTTACtctttttagtttttttattaagtatattaagtaatttacctctaaaattatttgtatagGCTACATATTAAAAGTGAATACTTTGACACTTTTGTGTAGCTTAAGCAGTTAAATATCTTTCAGCAAAAATAAGGCTgaaacaattttaaaattgtaaaaaatgaggagtgataaaaaaaaaaaaagttgtttccatttttttgtattcatGAATgtgattatttaaattaacatGAATAAAGTTATTAAGGTAAATAAGAATGCAACAACATAATGCTTTTTTCCAAAggtgtttttatttttttctgtcaTTAACATTTTAGCACTTCACAGAACAAGGGGGGCATTTAACTAGtgaacatgtacatgtatatatatatgtatgaatgtacgtacgtatatattcatgttgTGCCCTGTGCATACATTGCGGAGTTGTATGAAGAATGACTTTCAAAGGAGTTTCAGGAAAAACAGCAGTTTTTAAGTTATATGTAGATCGTACAATTGCTGAACTGCTGTACTGTTATACTGTTATATTGATGTGCTTTTTACCCTACTCAAATAATTAACTCCTACattcatatgtacacatatatatgtacggtTCTCATACATGTAGTTACGTGTAACTgtgtgcacatatatttttacgtaAAAATGAGATGATATGTTACCTTTTCATTCTCATTTTTGTGTCGGAATTTTGGCAAAAATTGAGCAGTCAATTTTGTAATCGTAAAAACATCAAAGAGGCCGATTCATTATTACTAAATGTTAaaactaaaattaataagaGAAAGTATAAGCTTTACAGAAGTAGTAATAAGTTTTCAACAAGTGagatagaaaatatattttcaaaattaaaaaatattaatgtactttcaaaaattaaaaggacTGGTTTTACCTTGTTAAAGAAGGTAGGTTTCCACATAAAGGATACCTCTTCTTTGGAAAGATCATGCTGTTTCAATTACTACCtgtgtaattatataaaaagaaaatgtcCAAGCGTATGTACAACCTATATAAATGGTAACGAcgttaatgaaaataataatgataatgatgaatatagtgatagtaataataacgcACTGCTAGATAACTATgcgaaaaaattaattattacaaataataaagaaaagagCGGATCGTTAAATTCCttgaaaaatgtaaactCCGTTTGTGAAGGTGATACCTTTTTCATTGcgaacaaaaattattttaaaaacgtAAAGCATGTTACGTACAGAGGTAAAACTACTACTCAGGCTTTTATCTCATCAActaacaatataaaaattaagcgTAACAGGTTTAAGTTGTTTAGGACATTCACTTACTGGGGGAGAGAAAACTTCTTTTGCACTGAGCAAAGCAGCATGCACAAATTAACCAAGTCTAATAACGTTTTTTCccttaaaaataagaacacAAGTTGTAGCAGTTGCAACATGTTAGACTGTGGTAATAGTTGCGTAAAAGGATATAATGTAGTTTATGTTAAAtcattcataaataatattttgaaaagcAGCTTCATATACAACTACGTAGCAGATAAAGATATGAAGAGGTTATTGcaagaaataaattttttattttataaattacagATACATAGTTATGAAGAAGGAAATTTATCGAAAGAAGAAGGTGTCATTACGAATGTGTTGAGAGAAagatatatagaaaaaaacaaaaaaaaagacgatCAACTTTACATGCAGCAGCTTCATAGTACAATACatgatgaaataaataaagcagATGTTTCCTTTAGAAATAGTTGCATAAATTGCTCTGAAAAGGATTGCAATCGTTCGTTCAGTCATAAAAGTACGGAGGTTATTCTGAAAATTTGGTTAATCCCTTTGCATTTAATGTTTATTAACAAATGGATGGATACCCTTCTTGTAAATTATCTGCATGAGAATAATTGCACTAGGgaatatttcataaaaaataatattcttattaaatGTGAAAATGATCTTGAAAAAAGGTTATTCTTCCATTTACAGTGTTTttattaccttttttttgaagtaGGGAGAGGTGGAGGAAATATTACATATGATAACTATGACCAGATTAATGATACATGCAATAGTTCTACAAGTCATCGTGAAGTAGGTAATGGTTCATTGCATATTGACACTTCACATGGGTGTACTACACATAATAGTAGCAGTCGTGATAACAGTACCAACAAGGACAGTTTAAACCAAGGGGACGTAAAGTTACTGCTCCATAATGTTCAATGTGAGGAGAAAAGAACAGAACAAAACGAcactatttttttgaatCAGAAAAATAACACAATTGATGTTGCAAAGAAGAAGATTATTATTTACCTCTATAGGGacaatgatgaaaatatggGAAAATTTTATTCGTATTTAAAacgtatttataaaaatgagtgcattagtttttttaattatgaaagATATGTACACCACGataattcttcttttataatattattatcctATGAAGAGTTTTTAAACTTGTCTTTCCATTGGAATAACAATTCACTTAACATTTTTGAACAATACGTGAACAACAAGGTAAGTAGTGCAACAGAATGCTCCAACTTGTTCAAGCTATTTACAAAGCTCCTTACAAACCCGACTCGTAACAGCAATAATATTGCAATGGAGATAAAAGGAAACTGCTATGATtacacatttaaaatatttttggacgattttaatttaaaatataattatgaaacTGGCGTAATTGAAAAAAACTTATATGAGAAtcttttttcaataataaattggaatgaaaaaagagcagtaacgttatattttttgtcttCTAAACATTTCAATTTGcagttatttaaaatatgggTTGAAAATATCCATAAAAActgtacttttttaaatttaacaaaaaataagcatttttttgtattacataaaaaatttattctgaAACTTGATGAAATATGCGATGCGTATGATGACGGCTCAAATAAGCAGAGCGCAGAagagaaggaaaaaagacCTATTGGATCGAGCGTCGAAATTACAACAGTAGAAAACAAGATTCTTGGtcttgtaaaaaataaaaaaaaaaatatctcaAATGAACGAGCAGCGAAAAGTTTGctactatttaaaaattgcaGAAAGGATATTATTATCAACTATTTAAAAGAAcataatttgtataatttaaacaaattaaaaaaaaaggataaaaaaataaaaagaaaattaaatatagcTAGGagatttttcaaaaaaaaaaaaagatataatatgAACAACTTGGAAATATCGCATTATATAGATTTcattgttaataaaaaaaaaaaaggaagtatattttttaaaaaaaaaattattgatcTGGAATACATAACAAAAGAGGAAAATTTACAATTACAAgacaaaattaatatattaaccaAGAATGTGCATATTGCTTATCAGGCTGATAGTATAAATGAACAAGAAGGATATGAGTGTAAAGACATTTTGTCGGATAGAACTATATTATCAAATTGTCATAGGAAAAATAGcaatttctcttttttaaaaaatcaacaACGGAATAATCTACAAACAGG from Plasmodium malariae genome assembly, chromosome: 13 includes these protein-coding regions:
- the PmUG01_13026500 gene encoding conserved Plasmodium protein, unknown function is translated as MNYYNKTKRKCKINFIDIELEAFIFGCFLYTWNKILKDNIKHKRGSSKGSTNKNSSTAINKRSIIKNKCIRKVSSSYNRNSDVNPYPGTGAITSEKTSVKTNMNTSANSDTIINSSINSSINGSINGNINSRINSHINSRINSRINSRINSNINSNINSNINIFINGKKVCANQNVNSVERLKQDKVVPRKSKSVRTRTPRESSNDDIRCNLNEKFQVKYKIDMNDLNEKLLYFVKINFCLNNKEFHIFHDIYLFYNHIKEEKKEEEIKLHHNFFKANNKYVNMHKKREDEDGDLYDDKDNDEIKIGESKADDNQMDDRIWDECTVVRSRRTQRCNNTRIIELKDQKNNNNSNNNNNNNNNSNNNNNDSNNDSNNDSNNDNNNSNNNNNNNNNNNSNNNNNNSNNNSNNNNNNSNNNSNNNNKCNSNNNEENNITVINNENCLFCNISLNKAKIGKFSKIQKFAHECTKKVYGDKHFEIINKCIINIKTFDDSFIHSVTIERLFSYIYTHIDKNLLFFWFKFLNILLNVTVNKQLMIKIFFFFCMKNLLISTYFNTEQIIANHEFPSKNVSANRQGKNTFLTDIMKKYKCANITAIILNSKYILLQNLFDYFYMICSTRNKKFYDNFFLNVQMINFIYLVQINFFHYYYINLHNKLQRMLKNTAAKKFKTEDHIYTNNISKKKKKKKTNQNDESEEKKCNLRLVSKRKKNLNNRIYIDEFTDTNNSYSINEKMFKKNSKSFVNCKKLNILGVYKNKVCTQEYKAIYTQSNSTNAIFKKERCTLSPLSIKKNERTINANVSEKSRRNRNGNCTNCRSKDSLDNNSTRISSNYNVNAQCYNYFNFTHQRYMNRAVNYFNTNYYVIKEMNYNESEQVRHNLNIFEKILPDTKTKKRFVKNLKIFFKRSNIFLNKYINSNQLEKQSNIFSFLFDALPSLNFKSNVSNTLDKYIFSIISQYHFIEIYNFIENLKNLYNLKRRKKNSLRNSDHPSLKFLNDLQGLNYIYNNLKNEYLVLTQNLYLEIKEDKGKGMDKDKGIGIGLGICGENEKYKLKYSNKSRIQSLIQNGKTEIYKNVSIYKFSSKQLSIEHNLFNIYLECNLLNKAYKLVMIDFDFSFSLTSEIIFLYKIYLIELKKNNILYSFEILNMAFHKCFVLLKKYLCNPTSFKLLSVMSIYYSHMIYNFPFLSKYLYFFPIEKIEFIKNNIIMNESVTMNCYSNYFYQKNHFSAFNFFDRNRIEEKNINTYGSTKDARGATTTSVAISTATAAVRTSNNSNSNIKYKKSDLNTCYDVNRDNIINNYNYYSEAFNRATLTVEPKKGDEKDKDEKTIRVKKSSSKFCNETLKYDDTLKYFDTFKYDETFFYNNRNRNNYKNELCSYNYKSNNNCDNGSFYFCENTKEYNFLNRHENSYINKILKSFNFIFNILEKTINSTDVSLINYNKSINSLNRNTFNKNYLLPSPSNSPNESLGNITNFIKEIVNKIECYFNMNFKRKNIQNHLKDLDEQKFRNLLYDSKAIRNLKCSHEDSFFYSLEFLFLAYICSNFFSDNISKNYKHFFKTFNFNDMWPSNHQIKVKILLSLIYMILYEINLIDLREFFIQILKMILYRFYNYLDYNDLQIFQYIFLNISNYTLCSFYSITEDIRNIIKVNLTTFKEFFYIYNLSKTRETLYCYQNVWQKEKKKSDFFSNFLTYFLNNRKEYTSNYCESGKNEIKRSSLSFNNTEMNSPNIESNNHLKGTDGHITQGRANINKMGIYSNSRIYNETALFDQPLCEEHNIKDKSEFEKLSINRSEGTNDYIATDRILHGTYEIQKSNYESDVDSYSNNSDNSCNSSSMHYVFDYFSSENCLEKSDFVFLKKKNKNIEDSQSLSPSLGSNFLDKILMHINRKNINSKKKKMGGETFDETHSSCTYDAASDERGRENKIKNIRRINEIGRINEIGRINEIGRINEIGRINEIGRINEIGGINEIGRINEIGRINEIGRIKKNKKIKQNRFVTVKEENYCKNKHDTTHFIENKIEHRYETILRHFQINREIYIDNYMNKKNEFIVNIQQYRNRLNYYEHVKPEYYKAYNFEKCYYLPEELFETNCFIFAQNKSMSKHNFTLEKNNYVHVCLNLLTIIDLYMEYKVNMFNKPFYFIKNLIITCANISFSKHLNLIYINSLIRLCLFELRMDNLFTSSNILVEILNNFEKIKCYKNVMGIIFYLCGYLLLQYLSVHCAKMREDDRKNELIEKYHYYVNLKKNSFCTIQKRKLSKQNYEKINSAIPDMFSNANEVNNLDKFFISADDSVSPNDVQQNHSIKYVSSFPSRVVAHEKQDKVPMFEDTNFSQYVVGMQGRASHYGILNSSSNNNDNNNNNNSYNNNNNNSYNNNNNNSYNNNNNNNDNNNNNNSYNYKGNYNVNNSSGEKKKKSINSTKKKCARKQIPLMKNQIKITEYFSNIKNEKSIEISSYANSVASDTTVQMDSSYGKCIKKRKTFEGLSDQLILEKGKINSYQNVVGSKNDFYNLFDQINKRQFFLFLICYYIKQALYYWKNEGDSIGIFNGIQQKKRIKDSFFFLMCSYKFFYKSSLFLTKQSNIQDYKFPFFNYELFETYHKFYTYYKEIFIRCNNGNVINVL